Proteins encoded in a region of the Vibrio sp. CB1-14 genome:
- the rplS gene encoding 50S ribosomal protein L19 — MSNIIKALEEEQMKSGLPKFAPGDTVVVQVKVKEGDRERLQAYEGVVIAIRNRGLHSAFTVRKISNGEGVERTFQTHSPMVDSIEVKRRGAVRRAKLYYLRERSGKSARIKEKLAKK; from the coding sequence ATGAGTAACATCATCAAGGCTCTTGAAGAAGAGCAAATGAAATCAGGCCTACCTAAATTTGCACCAGGTGATACTGTTGTAGTTCAGGTTAAAGTAAAAGAAGGTGACCGTGAGCGTCTACAGGCTTACGAAGGCGTTGTAATCGCTATCCGTAACCGTGGTCTTCACTCTGCTTTCACTGTTCGTAAGATCTCGAACGGCGAAGGTGTTGAGCGTACGTTCCAAACTCACTCTCCAATGGTTGATAGCATCGAAGTTAAACGCCGTGGTGCAGTACGTCGTGCCAAGTTGTACTACCTACGTGAGCGTTCTGGTAAGTCTGCTCGTATCAAAGAGAAACTTGCTAAGAAGTAA
- the trmD gene encoding tRNA (guanosine(37)-N1)-methyltransferase TrmD: MWVGVISLFPDMFRSVTDYGVTGQAVKKGLLSIETWNPRDFTHDKHRTVDDRPYGGGPGMLMMVQPLRDAIHAAKQASPGKTKVIYLSPQGRKLDQTGVEELAKNDNLVLICGRYEGVDERIIQTEVDEEWSIGDFVMTGGEIPAMTLIDSVSRFVPGVLGDFASAEEDSFANGLLDCPHFTRPEVLEDLEVPSVLKSGNHKDIRRWRLKQSLGRTWLRRPELLENLALTDEQEQLLAEFIKETRNNSK, from the coding sequence ATGTGGGTTGGCGTAATTAGCCTGTTTCCAGACATGTTCCGCAGCGTTACTGATTATGGAGTAACAGGTCAAGCGGTTAAAAAAGGTCTACTGTCGATTGAGACATGGAATCCTCGTGATTTCACTCACGACAAACATCGCACTGTCGATGATAGACCTTACGGTGGTGGTCCTGGCATGTTGATGATGGTTCAGCCATTGCGCGATGCCATTCACGCAGCCAAACAGGCATCACCGGGTAAGACGAAAGTCATTTACCTTTCTCCTCAAGGTCGTAAACTCGACCAAACTGGGGTAGAAGAACTAGCGAAAAACGACAACCTTGTGTTGATTTGTGGACGCTACGAAGGGGTAGATGAGCGCATCATCCAAACTGAAGTTGACGAAGAATGGTCAATCGGAGATTTTGTGATGACAGGTGGGGAAATCCCAGCCATGACGCTAATCGACTCAGTCTCACGGTTTGTTCCGGGAGTACTAGGCGATTTTGCTTCAGCAGAAGAAGATTCTTTTGCTAATGGCTTACTCGATTGTCCGCACTTTACGCGCCCTGAAGTGTTAGAAGATTTAGAGGTACCAAGTGTCCTCAAGTCTGGTAACCACAAGGATATTCGTCGCTGGCGACTAAAACAGTCGTTAGGCCGTACTTGGCTAAGAAGACCGGAGCTCCTGGAAAACCTAGCTCTGACTGACGAACAGGAACAATTACTTGCCGAGTTCATTAAAGAAACTCGAAATAACAGCAAGTAA
- the rimM gene encoding ribosome maturation factor RimM (Essential for efficient processing of 16S rRNA) yields the protein MSNQDERIVVGKFGSTYGIRGWLKVFTYTDNPESIFDYSPWYINQKGEWVEYKVESWKRHNKGMVCKLEGLEIREEAHLLTNFEIAIDPAVLPELSEDEFYWRELFGMKVVTTKGYDLGEVTDIMETGSNDVLVVKANLKDAFGQKERLVPYLEEQVIKNVDREAQRIEVDWDPGF from the coding sequence ATGAGCAATCAAGACGAAAGAATTGTTGTAGGTAAATTTGGTTCTACTTACGGCATTCGCGGATGGCTTAAGGTGTTTACCTACACAGACAATCCTGAAAGTATTTTCGATTACAGCCCTTGGTATATTAACCAAAAGGGTGAATGGGTAGAGTACAAAGTCGAAAGTTGGAAGCGCCATAACAAAGGTATGGTGTGTAAACTAGAAGGTCTTGAGATTCGTGAAGAAGCTCACCTACTGACCAACTTTGAGATTGCAATCGACCCAGCTGTGCTACCAGAGCTGTCAGAAGATGAATTCTACTGGCGCGAATTGTTCGGAATGAAAGTAGTGACCACGAAAGGTTATGACCTCGGGGAAGTAACTGACATCATGGAAACTGGTTCGAACGATGTTTTGGTTGTGAAAGCAAATCTGAAAGATGCTTTTGGGCAAAAGGAACGGTTAGTACCGTACCTTGAAGAGCAAGTGATCAAGAATGTTGATCGCGAAGCTCAACGGATCGAAGTTGACTGGGATCCTGGATTCTAA
- the rpsP gene encoding 30S ribosomal protein S16 produces MVTIRLARHGAKKRPFYQIVVADSRNAATGRFIEKVGFFNPTATGQEEGLRLDLERVNHWVGQGATVSDRVAKLVKDAQKAA; encoded by the coding sequence ATGGTTACCATTCGTTTGGCACGTCACGGCGCTAAGAAGCGTCCATTCTATCAAATCGTAGTAGCGGACAGCCGCAATGCAGCAACTGGCCGTTTCATCGAGAAAGTGGGTTTCTTTAACCCTACTGCTACTGGTCAAGAAGAAGGTCTACGTCTAGACCTAGAGCGCGTTAACCACTGGGTTGGTCAAGGCGCAACAGTTTCTGACCGCGTTGCTAAGCTAGTTAAAGACGCTCAAAAAGCGGCTTAA